DNA sequence from the Antarctobacter heliothermus genome:
CCGTCTCGGCGCTGGCTTGTCTTGCCTTTGCACTGACGGTGCTGCTGACCGAGGCCGCACTGACGTTGGCTCTGGCGGCGGTGGTGGTCAGTGCCGCGGCACTGGATCGCCGGTTCGACCTGCCGCAAATGACCGGCTTTATCGCCGCCGGCATCGTGGCGCTGGGCTACCGTTTGGTCATCGACCCCGGCCTTGATTGGGCAATCGGCGCGCCGGTGTTGGAAATGCTGGCGGCTTATGGCGGCACGCTGGCGGCGCTGCTTGCGGCACTCTGGCTGTGTATGCTGCGCCCACGCCCAAGCGCCCGGGTCTTTCTGGAAAGCGCGGCCTGGTCGGTGGCCGGCATGACCCTCAGTCTGGTCCTGTATCATGTCATTGAGGCCCAAGTCGGCCACACCAGTCAAGATGCGCACTGGTTCCTTGGCCTGTACGGCACAATCTGGATCGGCACCGCTCTGGCACAGTTGGAAAGGCTGATGCTGGGTGGTCCGATGCGCTGGCTGCGAATCGCATTGGCGGTTCTCTTCGGGCTGGTCGCGGCGGGCAGCCTGCTGACAGGGGTCAGCCTGGGCAATCCGCTGTTCGAAGAGCAAGTGGTGCATGGAATGATCGGCCTGAACACGTTGCTTCCCGCCTACCTTCTTCCCGCCCTGTCCCTGATATTGGGCGCATGGCGGTTGTCGCATCTGCCACGCTGGTTGCGCATCGGGATTGGCGTGCCGGGCGCGGCGCTTGCTCTACTGTGGACGGGTCTGACAATCCGTCATGCGTGGCAAGGTGGGTTGGACATGCACATGATCCACGGAATCAGTGACGGCGAACTGTACAGCTATACCGTTGCCCTGCTGTTGGCCGGGGCGGGGCTGTTCTATCAGGCGCTTGCGCGGCGGTCCGATGCATTGCGCCGTGCGGGTGTGGCGGTGATTGCGCTGGCGGTGGCCAAGGTATTCCTGATCGACATTTCCGGGCTGGCGGGGCTGGTGCGGGTGTTTTCCTTCTTGCTGCTGGGCCTGTCGCTGGCCGGGTTGGCGTGGTTCAACCGCTGGGTTCAGACCCGCGCCACCCCCGACCCTAATCCATAGGGTTGCGAGTCGCTCGCGCTTGACCCGCGTCCAGACTCGCGCGAAACGGCGCGCGACAGCCCCGGAGGACCAAGCGGATGCAGCTGCCTGAACACGGCCACACCGAACGCGAAATTGCCGACCGTCTGGCCAACCCGCCCGGAAAGGGCGATCTGGGCGACGCTGTTTATGGCGCAATCGACGGGGCGGTGACGACCTTTGCCATTGTGGCCGGGGTGGCGGGCGCGGGTCTGTCGCCCTTCATCATCGTGGCACTGGGGCTGGCCAACGTGCTGGCCGACGGGTTTTCCATGGCCGCAGGCAACTACTCTGCCACCAAGGCAGAGCGCGACAATAAACTGCGCCTGCGCAGTATCGAGGAACGGCACATCCGCCTGCACCCAGACGGCGAAAAGCGCGAGTTGCGGGCAATCCTTGAACAAAAAGGCCTGTCCGGAGCAACGCTGGACGAAGCGGTTGAACAGGTTTCACGGAACCATGAAATCTGGATCGACACGATGCTGGAGGGGGAGTACGGCATCGGGTCCGTCGATCCGCACCCGATGCGCGCGGCGCTGGTGACGTTCGGGGCCTTTCTGCTGGCCGGGTTTGTGCCGCTGCTGCCATTCCTGATCGGAATGACCCAGGGCTTTGCCGTGGCGACCGTCCTGACGCTGATCACCTTCTTCGCCATCGGATCACTCAAAAGCGTCTGGTCGCTTGCCCGCTGGTGGAGGTCAGGACTGGAAACGCTGGCCATTGGCGGCGTGGCGGCAGGGATTGCGTATTATGTCGGCTCATTGTTCGGGTGATCGGGGCTCATGCGCCAATGATCCAAGAGGCGGCAAGAGATCGCCGCAAACCAGCCGGGTCAAGATGCGCTGAATCGGGCGAACCGTCGACAGCGGGTACAGCGCGCGATCCCGCAAGACCGGCAACCATCGACTATTGCCCTGATATTGCGGCGTAAACAGACGGCTCATCATCTGATAGCCGCGCACATGCCAACGCCGCGCCTGCGCGTACCAACCCAGTGCCAGCGCCACGTCGCCGCGGGCAATGTCCAGCGCCCGTGCCAGTGCCCAAGCATCCAGCAACGCCATGTTCGCGCCTTGCCCCAGCTGCGGGCTGGCGCGATGCGCGGCATCGCCAATATAGACCAGCCCTTCCTCAAACGGGCGGCGCAGCGTCCCGTGTGTATAGCGTGCCATGGTCATCTGATCGGCGTCAGTGATCTGTTCCACAAAGGGCGCAAAAGCGGGCCAATGGCTCACGGCCTCTGCCCGCCATGCGCTCAGCCCGCCAGAGCGCCAGTCGTCATACGCGTCCGCCGGCAACGACCAGAAAATCGACGCGCGAAATCCGGTTTGGCCGGGGATGCGCCCAACCGGCAACACGCCCAGCATCCGGTCCGCGCGGCGATAAGCCTGTCGCAGCTCATTGCGCGGCAGCTCGGTGTCCGCTGGCCAGTCCACCGTTGCCCAAAGCGCGCCATACCCCAAGGGGCGCGCGCGCATCGGTGACAGTAGAGAGCTGGTGCCCGTAGCATCGACAATCAGGTCGAATGGGCCTTCGTGCCCGTCCTCGAACAGCAGTGTTGCCCCGTCGCGCCCGGTGACCCGGCGACCAGATTCGATCTGGACACCGGTTGCTTGAGCCGCCTCTTGCAACGCCTGAAACAGCGCTGCACGGTGTATCGCAAGACCAAATCGCGGATCGCCGGGCGCGTCATAGGCCACATCCAGAACCGGCCGTCCGGTGCGCACCTCATGGCCAAACATCCGGTGAATACGAGTGCCCCAACCCATCGCAGCAGGCAGCGCGCCCAAATTGTCGAGCACCTCCAGCCCAACAGGTTGCACGACCAACCCGGACCCCACCGGGGCGGGCGCGTCGAACTGATCAAAGACGGTGACGCTGTGGCCCGACTGGCGTAGAGCCGTGGCCGCTGCCAAGCCGCCCATTCCGGCCCCGGCAATCGCTATATCCATGACGGACCTCCCCTTCCTCCGGGAGCAGGGAAACCGTCTTGACCGGTGGGGCGCAAGCGACGCAGCGACGCAGGCGGTGCGACCGATCCGCGCCACCCGCAAAATCACCCGTCAAAAAGCAACACCCCCGACGCCGGGCAGAACCGGCCTCGGAGGCGATAAGGCCGACCGGCGGGCTTAGTCTACGGGTGCACCTTCGGGCGCGACGGGGGCTGCGCCGCCATCTGGCGTGACGTCCTGTAAAGGGGCGTCGGGCGCAACAGTCATTGGCACCGGAGCGCCGTCGGGATCGACGGCAACTGGCGTTTCAACCGGATCAGTCGTCGCCGCAGGGCCAAGCGACAGAATGGCCACGATGGCGATGGCAATCGCCAAAACAACGACAAGGCCAAGCGCCGAACCCGGCGACCGCCGGGTGCTGGCATACTGTGGGTCGGTCAATTCGTCTGGGGTATAACGCGCCTCATGCTGGCGCAGGTACGGATCCTGAGAAGTCATCTGGCGTTCCTTTCCTCCAAAAGGCGTCGGTCTGTCCGGCGCATGAGGATAAGGTGGCGCTTTGACGCGCTGGATAAAGCCCCGCTGCGCGCGCGCGCGGGCCGTCGGTGATGGCTTGCCGAATTGGGGTTGCCCACTCGGCGGGTTCCGGCAGATGGGGCGGCCGTGCGCAGCAACACCGGCTTTGATCCGCCGGACGTGCCTATAATGACGGCAGGTTCCCGCCCGTTGCCGCATTCTCTGGACGCCCGCGTCGTCCGGTCCTATAAGGCGCGCAAGATGTGTTTTTTGGCGATCATCCTCCGAATTACATGCCCGGCGCTCTGACAGTACGAGCCGCCGGGACAAGGCGTATGAGATTCCGCGCCGCCCCCTCATCCTGACCGACACGACCGACCCAAAGGACGCCCGAGATGTGCGCCGACACGCCAGACACGACCCTACCCGACTACAAACAAACCCTTGCCCTGCCGAAAACCGATTTCCCGATGCGCGCAGGCCTGCCCAAGCGTGAGCCCGGCTGGCTGGACCGCTGGGCCAAGCTGGAGGTCTATGACCGCCTGCGCGAAAAAGAGGGACGCACGCCCTTTATCCTGCACGACGGCCCGCCCTACGCCAACGGCAACCTGCACATCGGCCATGCGCTGAACAAGGTGCTCAAGGACTTCATCGTGCGCTCTCAGCAGATGATGGGCCGCGACGCGCGCTATGTCCCCGGCTGGGACTGTCACGGCCTGCCGATCGAATGGAAGATCGAGCAGCAGTACCGCGAGAAGGGCAAGAACAAGGACGATATCGACGTGGTCGATTTCCGTCAGGAATGCCGCAAGTTCGCCGAGGGATGGATCGACATCCAGCGCGGCGAGTTCCAGCGCCTTGGTGTGACCGGCAACTGGGCCGATCCCTACCTCACGATGAATTTCCACGCCGAACGGGTGATCGCCGAGGAATTCCAGAAATTCCTGATGAACGGTACGCTGTATCAGGGGTCCAAACCCGTGATGTGGTCGCCGGTGGAAAAGACCGCGCTGGCCGAGGCAGAGGTCGAGTATCACGACCACAAGAGCCACACGATCTGGGTGATGTTTAATGTCGCGTCCGCTGCGGATTTTCCGAACACCGGCGCTTGCATGAACACGGACCTGTTGTCGGCCAAAGTCGTCATCTGGACCACCACGCCCTGGACCATCCCGTCCAACAAGGCCGTCGCCTTCAACCCCGCGATCTCTTACGGGCTGTACGAGGTCACCGGCACGCCCGACGAATGCTGGGCCACGGTGGGCGACAAGTACCTGCTGGCTGACAATCTGGCCGCAGAGGTTCTGACCAAAGCGCGGCTTGAGGACGGTCAGTGGACACGCCTCCGCGACGTCTCTGCCGACGAACTGGCCAGCCTCACCCTCGCCCACCCGCTGCGCGGCATCAACGGCGCGGACGGCTTTTGGGACTACGACGTGCCAATGATCGACGGCGACCATGTCACCGACGACGCCGGCACCGGCTTTGTCCATACCGCGCCTAGCCATGGTCAGGACGACTATGAGTGTTTTGTCGCGCGCAACTGGATCGACCGGATGACGCATAACGTGGGTGAGGAATCCGAATTCCTGCCGCATGTGCCCCTATTCGCCGGGCTGCAGGTCTTTGACCGAAAGGGCAAAGAGGGCAAAGCCAACACCGCCGTCATTGACAAGCTGGTCGAGGCGGGCGGGTTGCTGGCGCGTGGGCGCGTGACCCACAGCTATCCGCACAGCTGGCGGTCAAAGGCACCGGTCATCTACCGCAACACACCGCAGTGGTTCGCCGCCATCGACCGCGAGGTCGGCGACGGACAGGACACCTATGGCAAGACGATCCGCGAACGGGCGCTGACCAGCATCGACCAACTGGTCAAGTGGACGCCGCAGACCGGACGCAACCGCCTGTATTCCATGATCGAGGCGCGGCCCGATTGGGTTCTGTCGCGCCAGCGTGCTTGGGGTGTGCCGCTGACCTGCTTTGTCAAAAAGGGCTTGCTGCCGACCGATCCGGAATTCCTGCTGCGCGATGAGGCGGTGAATGCCCGCATCAATGAAGCGTTTGAGACCGAAGGGGCCGATGCCTGGTACAAACCGGGCGCTAAGGCGCGCTTCCTTGGCAACGAATACGACCCCGAGGAGTGGGAACAGGTGTTCGACATCCTCGACGTCTGGTTCGACTCTGGCTCCACCCATGCCTTTGTACTGCGCGACCGCCCGGATGGGGCTGAGGACGGCATCGCCGATCTCTACCTCGAAGGCACCGACCAGCACCGCGGTTGGTTCCATTCGTCCATGTTGCAGGCCTGCGGCACCAAGGGTCGTGCGCCTTATCGTGGCGTGCTGACCCACGGCTTTACGCTGGATGCCAAGGGTAACAAGATGTCCAAATCACTGGGCAACACCGTCTCACCTGACGATGTGACCAAACAATATGGTGCGGATATCCTGCGGCTTTGGGTGGCACAGGCCGATTACACTGCCGACCTGCGCATCGGCCCGGAGATCCTGAAAGGGACCGCCGACGGATATCGCCGGATGCGCAACACCCTGCGCTACATGCTGGGCGCGGTCGCGCATTTCACCGAGGATCAACGCGTCGACGCCGCCGAGATGCCGGAACTGGAACGCTATATCCTGCACCGTCTGGCGGAGTTGGATCATGTGGTCCGCGAAGGCTATGCCGCCTATGATTTCCAAGGCGTCTATCAGCAGTTGTTCAACTTCTGCACGTTAGAGTTGTCAGCCTTCTACTTCGACATCCGCAAGGATGCGCTGTACTGCGACGGTGACACCGCGCGCCGCCGCGCCGCGCGTACTGTCATGGACCTGCTGTTCCACCGCCTGACGACATGGCTGGCCCCAATCCTTGTGTTCACGATGGAAGAGGTCTGGCTGGAACGGTTCCCGGGCGACGACAGTTCGATCCACCTGCAGGACATCCCCGACACGCCCAAGGAGTGGCTGGATGAACCGCTGTCCGCCAAGTGGCAGATGGTCCGTCGCGCCCGCCGCGCCGTGACCGCCGCGTTGGAGGTGCAGCGCACCGACAAGGTGATCGGTGCCTCGCTAGAGGCCGCGCCGGTGGTGCATGTCCGCGAGGCAGACTTGTTGACCGCGCTGAAATCGGTTGCGTTTGAGGACGTCTGCATCACCTCGGACATTGTTCTGTCCGGGGATCCCGCACCGTCCGAGGCGTTCCGCCTACCAGAGGTCGATGGCGTCACGGTCGTGTTTGAAAAGGCCGATGGTGAGAAATGCCAGCGGTGCTGGAAGATCCTGCCAGATGTGGGCACACATTCCCATCCAGCCACCTGCAAGCGTTGCAACGACGCATTGGGGTAACAATGCCGGGGCCGGTCGTGATTGACCTGCCCCGGTCTACCCCGATGGGGTTACGGCAAGGCTGAAACAAGCTCTTGCATGTCAGCGTAAAGATCGGCAGCGGTTTCCGCCGTGGTGGTTATGGCGTCTTCATCGGCATCGTCACTAGTGGCCGCTTCTTCGATCAACGACAGGATCAGAGACTCTGCATCAGCGCCGCCCGCAGCATCCATCCCCCCGCCCTTGCCCCCACCGGGAGGGGGGCCGCCTGCGCCCCCGGCACTGCCCGGCCCACCCGGGCCTCCGGGTCCACCGGCCCCACCTCCAGGCGGGGGCCCCGAAGGCGATCCAGTGCGCCCGATTTCGGCCACTGCATCCTGTTCGCCCGCTGGCTGCGTGATCTGCATTCCGTTGCTCGACAACATGCTGGGCAACATTGCAGCAGAAATCGACATGTTCATGGCTTCTCCTTTTTCTGGGACCGCGCGTGTTTGTTATCCGGTCCTGCGATCAGGATATGGGTCGCCAAGATTGCCCAAATGTTGAAAAGACTGCCGCGAAACGCACTTTGCAGGTGCAGAATAATCGGCATTTGATCGGCCTGGTTCGCCGTTTCATTGCCTAACAGCGCCAATCCGGGTTAACGTAGCTGCAACAAACTGCCGAGGGCCCAATGATCCGTCGCCACATTCTGATTGCATTGGTGTCGCTGACCACCGCTTCCTGCGCCTTGATCCCCGGCACTCATGCAATATCTCCCAATTCCACCGTGATCGTGACGCGCCACGGGGACCGCGATGGTGAAGATCTCAGCGACAAGGGGCGCGCCCGCGCTCAGGCCTTGGTCACGGCTGTCGAAGGGTTGGGCGTAAAGCACATCTACAGCCCAGGCATTCAGCGTAATCTGGATACGGCGGCGCCATTGGCGCAAGCGACCGGCCTGCCTGTCAAGCGCCTGCCGCAGGAAAACCCAACACCGGCGCTGGTAGAACGCGGCGCGGGAACCGTGGTGCTGTGGGTGGGGAACAAGGGCAACATCGCGTCGATCTGGGAGACCCTCGGTCTGTCAGAACCGCTACCACTGTCCTATGGCGACCTGCACATCATTCGTACAGACTCTGCAGGACAGGTAACGATCGAACGTCGCCGTTACGGCCCGGTGTAGAATACTCGTGTTACGCCAGCCCGCGGTCGCGGGCGATCATCGCCGCATGGGTCCGGTTGCGAGCTTCCAACTTGCGGCTCAGGGTCTTGACGTGCAGTTTGACAGTAACCTCCTGCAGTTCCAGATCCCGCGCGATTTCCTTGTTCGCCTTGCCCTCGCAGATGCCCCGCAGCACCTCTTGTTCGCGCCGCGTCAGCGCGCCTTCGGTGTCGGGGCGACCGGGTTTCATGAAGTCGATCGGTGTATAAACCTCACCCGCTGCCATGAACCGCGCCGCAGATAACAGGGATCGCGCGCTCAGGGTCTTTGGAATGAACCCCTGCGCGCCCGCCTTCAAAGCCGCGCTCGCCACATCCCGCGTTGCGCTGCCTGAAAGAATTGCCACCGGACGCCCGGAATTGGCTGCGCGCATACGTTCCAGCCCCTCAAGACCGTTCATTCCCGGCATGTTGTAGTCTAGGAGAACCAGGTCAAAACTGCCGCTGTCCTGAGCCATGGCCACCGCATCCTGTAGCGTGGCCACGGTGCGGACCTCATCCACATCGGCCCCGTCGAGATACGCGGCAATCGTGTCGCGCACCAGATCGTGGTCGTCCGCCACAAGAATTCTCATCATGTTCGCCTCAATCGCGCCCTCGCGCTGTTTTTATCCGGATACGAGTGCCGTCCCAGTGCGTTGTGCTCTTCATATTTAGATACAGGAATTAATATACATTGCCAAACCCTGCATCCGAAGACTCTACGCTCGGACCTGATGCCCCTTGCATGACCGTGCTTTGGAGGATTTTCTGAACAGGCCCGGACCCGGAAAGGCGCGCCAGACATGACCTGTACCCTGATGCCTCTGCTGGCCGTTGGTTTCGGCAGCCCCCCTCTGTACCGGTAACGTGATGGACGCTGCGAACATCCGGCCCTTGTTCTCACGGATGACTGGCCTGCGCCGCGTGCTGGCCGTGTTGGTCGTCCTCCTGATCGTTGTGACCATCGC
Encoded proteins:
- a CDS encoding VIT1/CCC1 transporter family protein translates to MQLPEHGHTEREIADRLANPPGKGDLGDAVYGAIDGAVTTFAIVAGVAGAGLSPFIIVALGLANVLADGFSMAAGNYSATKAERDNKLRLRSIEERHIRLHPDGEKRELRAILEQKGLSGATLDEAVEQVSRNHEIWIDTMLEGEYGIGSVDPHPMRAALVTFGAFLLAGFVPLLPFLIGMTQGFAVATVLTLITFFAIGSLKSVWSLARWWRSGLETLAIGGVAAGIAYYVGSLFG
- a CDS encoding FAD-dependent oxidoreductase is translated as MDIAIAGAGMGGLAAATALRQSGHSVTVFDQFDAPAPVGSGLVVQPVGLEVLDNLGALPAAMGWGTRIHRMFGHEVRTGRPVLDVAYDAPGDPRFGLAIHRAALFQALQEAAQATGVQIESGRRVTGRDGATLLFEDGHEGPFDLIVDATGTSSLLSPMRARPLGYGALWATVDWPADTELPRNELRQAYRRADRMLGVLPVGRIPGQTGFRASIFWSLPADAYDDWRSGGLSAWRAEAVSHWPAFAPFVEQITDADQMTMARYTHGTLRRPFEEGLVYIGDAAHRASPQLGQGANMALLDAWALARALDIARGDVALALGWYAQARRWHVRGYQMMSRLFTPQYQGNSRWLPVLRDRALYPLSTVRPIQRILTRLVCGDLLPPLGSLAHEPRSPEQ
- the ileS gene encoding isoleucine--tRNA ligase, whose translation is MCADTPDTTLPDYKQTLALPKTDFPMRAGLPKREPGWLDRWAKLEVYDRLREKEGRTPFILHDGPPYANGNLHIGHALNKVLKDFIVRSQQMMGRDARYVPGWDCHGLPIEWKIEQQYREKGKNKDDIDVVDFRQECRKFAEGWIDIQRGEFQRLGVTGNWADPYLTMNFHAERVIAEEFQKFLMNGTLYQGSKPVMWSPVEKTALAEAEVEYHDHKSHTIWVMFNVASAADFPNTGACMNTDLLSAKVVIWTTTPWTIPSNKAVAFNPAISYGLYEVTGTPDECWATVGDKYLLADNLAAEVLTKARLEDGQWTRLRDVSADELASLTLAHPLRGINGADGFWDYDVPMIDGDHVTDDAGTGFVHTAPSHGQDDYECFVARNWIDRMTHNVGEESEFLPHVPLFAGLQVFDRKGKEGKANTAVIDKLVEAGGLLARGRVTHSYPHSWRSKAPVIYRNTPQWFAAIDREVGDGQDTYGKTIRERALTSIDQLVKWTPQTGRNRLYSMIEARPDWVLSRQRAWGVPLTCFVKKGLLPTDPEFLLRDEAVNARINEAFETEGADAWYKPGAKARFLGNEYDPEEWEQVFDILDVWFDSGSTHAFVLRDRPDGAEDGIADLYLEGTDQHRGWFHSSMLQACGTKGRAPYRGVLTHGFTLDAKGNKMSKSLGNTVSPDDVTKQYGADILRLWVAQADYTADLRIGPEILKGTADGYRRMRNTLRYMLGAVAHFTEDQRVDAAEMPELERYILHRLAELDHVVREGYAAYDFQGVYQQLFNFCTLELSAFYFDIRKDALYCDGDTARRRAARTVMDLLFHRLTTWLAPILVFTMEEVWLERFPGDDSSIHLQDIPDTPKEWLDEPLSAKWQMVRRARRAVTAALEVQRTDKVIGASLEAAPVVHVREADLLTALKSVAFEDVCITSDIVLSGDPAPSEAFRLPEVDGVTVVFEKADGEKCQRCWKILPDVGTHSHPATCKRCNDALG
- a CDS encoding histidine phosphatase family protein; the protein is MIRRHILIALVSLTTASCALIPGTHAISPNSTVIVTRHGDRDGEDLSDKGRARAQALVTAVEGLGVKHIYSPGIQRNLDTAAPLAQATGLPVKRLPQENPTPALVERGAGTVVLWVGNKGNIASIWETLGLSEPLPLSYGDLHIIRTDSAGQVTIERRRYGPV
- a CDS encoding response regulator; amino-acid sequence: MRILVADDHDLVRDTIAAYLDGADVDEVRTVATLQDAVAMAQDSGSFDLVLLDYNMPGMNGLEGLERMRAANSGRPVAILSGSATRDVASAALKAGAQGFIPKTLSARSLLSAARFMAAGEVYTPIDFMKPGRPDTEGALTRREQEVLRGICEGKANKEIARDLELQEVTVKLHVKTLSRKLEARNRTHAAMIARDRGLA